From the genome of Alcanivorax sp.:
TCACCGCTTCCAGCCTTGCACACAGCATCAAGGAACTGGTGGCACCACTAACCACGCTTGTTGAAGAAATGTACAGGCTAGGCCTGCCCACCAACCTTATCGCTCGCACCGAGCGGCTGACACAAGGCGTCCTGAACACCCTCAGAGAGCTATAAATCATGGATAAACGCCACACAGAGCTATCCCCCCAAGAGCAAATAGCCCGCAGAGAGTCACTCTATCAATTCATTGCCGAACACCCCGGCCTGCCGCTGGCCGAAGTCATCGCCCGAACCAGAAAAGAGCTGCTACTCACATTAGAAGAAATGAGCAGACTGACCGGTGTATCGGTGCGGGTGATCCATAGCATCGAAAACCAGCAGGCCAACCCAACTCTCGCCACAGCTGAGAAGTTATTAAAACCGTTTGGGCTGCGTATGGGCGTATTTCGATAGCTCCGGCCGTTTAGATCACCGTGGATTGGGGATGCAGACACTTCCCTTGGGTGTTGCAGTGGAACCATCGCTCAGGATGAGAAGAATGGGTGATTTTTTGTGGGAGCGTGCTTGCACGCGAAGGTTTTTGGGGCGAGGTTGGGAAAAGCTTCGTTTGCAAGCCACCCACACAGTAGATCAATAATTGGGAAATGGGAGACCGGCCCCGGTATGTTGGTGTCCCCACTTCCCGGATTCGCCTCCCTGTTGTAGGAGCATGATTGCAAGCGAATGGTCAAAGGCGGTTCGCCTGCAAGCAGCCTCCTACAGGGTCAAACGAGGGAGATTCTGGGTGTCCTAGATTAGGCCTTGCTTGCACGCGCTACGCCATCACCGCTGGCTGGACGCTGGGCTCCGGCGTTTGTCTGGCCTGCCACAAGTCATATTCCAACTGCTGGCGCAACCAGCTATCCGCACTGGGACCATTCGCAGCCCCCCCCAACCACTTTTCCAGCCGCCGAGCCAGATCCACGGACACCGCAGCATGGCCATGCAACACCCGACTCAACGTAATCCGTGACACACCAAGCTGGATAGCCGCCTGCGTCACGGTCAACCCCAGCTCAGGCAAGACATCCTCTCGCAGTGTTTCCCCTGGGTGCGGGGGATTGAACAT
Proteins encoded in this window:
- a CDS encoding helix-turn-helix transcriptional regulator, which gives rise to MDKRHTELSPQEQIARRESLYQFIAEHPGLPLAEVIARTRKELLLTLEEMSRLTGVSVRVIHSIENQQANPTLATAEKLLKPFGLRMGVFR
- a CDS encoding HigA family addiction module antitoxin is translated as MVMFNPPHPGETLREDVLPELGLTVTQAAIQLGVSRITLSRVLHGHAAVSVDLARRLEKWLGGAANGPSADSWLRQQLEYDLWQARQTPEPSVQPAVMA